One window of Branchiostoma lanceolatum isolate klBraLanc5 chromosome 8, klBraLanc5.hap2, whole genome shotgun sequence genomic DNA carries:
- the LOC136440144 gene encoding MICAL-like protein 1 isoform X1 encodes MAGAAAKGLREWAKQVTAGYDGVSVTNLTTSWRDGMAFCAIIHHFRPDLINFGSLSKENIRENNKLAFDVAEQELGIPALLDPADMVALKVPDKLSIMTYLSQLYNFFSGPGLGGAGKGGVKRPPASLSPAAGIKKSKALDDDDNPFKAYLEQEPVLQETNKTEDHRRRRSPSPSNFSKSQLSSLKTSLKEDIEQFMPAEVVQRSDRSCSVCDKYVHIVEKVFVDGKMYHRNCFRCTICKVSLKAGAYKDGSAPGELICSRHGQTAEYRTPEPEKPKPEPEKKPEVEIKVEEESPSVAAKARARFFEEQAQQNAEKEASADPFAKRAAQKTKQEAEDKENKNMLPGILKNIADAKKKNQAKQAAEEAPPAKPPRSPYGLKNDNENNNSPPTPKKDLNHEDIVMADVPELTPPPRRRKSDKTKKAKEGDSSKLPAPPSPKVEPVAPKSEAVPMKIDAAPPKVEVKDTKKPEKLKPQEAETTKPPRDVSPKPAERRAPKPRPRKAPEENGGDTTAPLETPKPKPRPRSAEILEEPVKSSNSYPEEKNPFDDEPSPTEAKQVQSQIPEKVAVPSPEKVPVKEEAKKAGPSPVKTKSEEKETRLAEPKPKETTSNQPKQEEIVVNQPKLEQTSINQTQPSEGNKVPSPKPEPTQVAPATEPPSAETNRPERANPFDTKPSERPNPFDTKPTERKLTRLKCSLNPFDEPSDEEEDDDSRSDSLNPFDISDDDLSAGAVKGLPKQVQAPVEIPIHTSSNSVTHVTNNKDVDLDDHPPDDGRKPAAPVTEGPVEPQRRSAFPDVKRKKKRRAPAPPGGKPGLPPVMAVRPQPLLRGEKDADSAAPEKEGSPQKAQKKRRAPAPPVYRRQINSKNRVPQEEIDKELHELEKQLTELEHRGVKLEIMLRHGMASTIAGEDEDELLSDWFSLVNEKNKLVRRETELVYITRQQSLEDQQANVEYELRCLMQIPEEKKTMGEKSREAKLLNELLEIVSERNSIVDSLDEDRIREEEEDRDIEAMMADKGALSAHPPQPEDQVPPKEKKGRGLFGKKDKKDKEKDKVKRKPKVQI; translated from the exons AGGTGACCGCCGGGTACGACGGGGTGTCCGTCACCAACCTGACGACTTCGTGGCGAGACGGGATGGCGTTCTGTGCCATCATACACCACTTCAGACCCGACCTCAT TAACTTTGGTTCCCtttcaaaggagaatatacGTGAGAACAACAAGCTG GCGTTTGATGTAGCTGAACAGGAGCTGGGCATCCCTGCCCTACTGGACCCAGCAGACATGGTGGCACTGAAGGTTCCTGACAAACTCAGCATCATGACGTACCTGTCACAGCTCTACAACTTCTTCAGTGGGCCAGGGCTCG GAGGAGCAGGAAAGGGAGGAGTGAAGCGCCCCCCTGCCAGCCTGTCTCCTGCTGCAGGCATCAAAAAGTCCAAGGCtctggatgatgatgataatcccTTCAAG GCCTACCTAGAACAAGAACCAGTGTTACAAGAAACCAACAAG ACTGAAGACCATAGGCGCAGACGGTCGCCGTCACCTTCAAACTTCTCCAAGAGTCAATTATCTTCTCTGAAAACCAGCCTCAAGGAG GACATTGAGCAGTTCATGCCAGCGGAGGTGGTGCAGCGTAGCGACAGGAGCTGTTCTGTCTGTGACAAGTATGTCCACATCGTGGAGAAGGTTTTTGTGGACGGGAAAATGTACCACAGGAACTGCTTCAG ATGTACAATCTGCAAAGTGAGTTTGAAAGCAGGAGCTTACAAGGACGGCAGTGCGCCAGGAGAACTCATCTGCAGTCGTCACGGCCAGACTGCCGAATATCGGACGCCGGAACCAGAGAAGCCAAAACCAGAGCCTGAGAAAAAGCCAGAAGTAGAAATAAAGGTAGAAGAAGAGTCGCCAAGTGTGGCTGCCAAGGCTCGGGCAAGATTCTTTGAGGAACAGGCTCAGCAGAATGCGGAAAAGGAGGCTAGCGCAGACCCCTTCGCAAAACGGGCCGCTCAGAAGACTAAACAAGAGGCTGAggacaaagaaaacaagaacatgCTGCCTGGTATTCTAAAGAACATTGCTGATGCGAAGAAGAAGAATCAAGCTAAGCAGGCAGCAGAGGAGGCACCCCCTGCAAAGCCTCCAAGATCACCATACGGCCTCAAGAACGACAACGAAAACAACAACTCTCCTCCCACGCCAAAGAAGGACTTAAATCACGAAGACATAGTGATGGCGGATGTCCCGGAGCTAACTCCCCCACCGAGAAGAAGGAAATCCGACAAGACAAAAAAGGCCAAAGAAGGGGACAGTAGCAAATTGCCCGCCCCACCAAGTCCTAAAGTTGAGCCCGTAGCTCCAAAGTCTGAGGCAGTACCCATGAAAATTGATGCAGCACCGCCTAAAGTTGAAGTCAAAGACACTAAAAAGCCAGAGAAACTAAAGCCACAGGAAGCTGAGACAACAAAGCCACCAAGAGATGTATCTCCAAAACCAGCAGAAAGAAGAGCTCCAAAGCCAAGACCTAGAAAGGCACCCGAGGAAAATGGAGGAGACACTACTGCTCCTTTAGAAACCCCCAAACCTAAGCCACGTCCTCGCAGTGCAGAAATCTTAGAAGAACCAGTAAAGTCATCAAACTCTTATCCAGAAGAGAAAAATCCATTTGACGATGAGCCGAGTCCAACAGAGGCGAAACAAGTGCAATCGCAAATACCGGAAAAAGTTGCAGTTCCTAGCCCAGAAAAAGTTCCAGTAAAAGAGGAAGCCAAGAAGGCTGGTCCTAGTCCAGTGAAAACCAAGTCAGAGGAAAAGGAAACAAGATTGGCTGAACCAAAGCCAAAAGAAACAACATCAAATCAGCCCAAACAAGAAGAAATTGTAGTCAACCAGCCTAAATTAGAACAAACCAGTATAAACCAGACTCAACCCTCTGAGGGGAACAAAGTGCCGTCACCAAAACCTGAACCAACCCAAGTCGCACCTGCCACAGAACCTCCGTCTGCGGAAACAAACAGGCCAGAACGTGCCAATCCTTTCGACACGAAGCCTTCAGAACGGCCGAATCCTTTTGACACCAAACCGACGGAGAGGAAGCTGACTCGGTTGAAGTGCAGTTTGAACCCGTTCGATGAGCCAAGTGATGAGGAGGAAGACGATGACTCCAGGTCAGACAGCCTCAACCCTTTTGACATCAGTGATGATGACCTCTCAG cTGGGGCTGTGAAAGGACTGCCCAAACAGGTGCAGGCACCAGTAGAGATTCCCATCCACACAAGTTCGAACTCTGTAACACATGTAACAAACAATAAGG ATGTGGACTTGGATGACCATCCCCCTGATGACGGGAGGAAACCTGCGGCCCCCGTGACAGAGGGACCCGTGGAGCCGCAGCGTCGCAGTGCCTTCCCAGACgtgaagagaaagaagaaaagacgcGCCCCTGCACCTCCTGGTGGAAAACCGGGCCTCCCTCCTGTCATGGCTGTAAGGCCCCAACCATTACTCAG AGGAGAGAAAGATGCAGACAGTGCCGCACCAGAAAAAGAAGGCTCTCCTCAGAAGGCACAGAAGAAGAGAAGAGCACCGGCACCTCCAGTCTACAGGAGACAG ATCAACTCTAAGAACCGTGTTCCCCAGGAGGAGATAGACAAGGAGCTGCATGAGCTGGAGAAACAGCTGACTGAGCTGGAACATCGCGGAGTCAAACTGGAGATCATGCTCAGGCACGGCATGGCCA gcacCATTGCTGGAGAGGACGAGGATGAGCTGCTCTCTGATTGGTTCAGCCTGGTGAACGAGAAGAACAAGCTGGTTCGGCGGGAGACGGAACTCGTCTACAT TACCAGACAACAGTCTCTAGAGGACCAGCAGGCCAATGTGGAGTATGAGCTGAGATGCCTGATGCAGATCCCAG AGGAGAAGAAGACTATGGGAGAGAAGTCTCGAGAGGCGAAGCTTCTCAACGAACTGTTGGAGATCGTCTCAGAGAGAAACAGTATTGTGGACAGCCTGGATGAGGACAGGATCAG GGAAGAAGAGGAGGACAGGGACATTGAAGCAATGATGGCTGATAAAG
- the LOC136440144 gene encoding MICAL-like protein 1 isoform X4, translating to MAGAAAKGLREWAKQVTAGYDGVSVTNLTTSWRDGMAFCAIIHHFRPDLINFGSLSKENIRENNKLAFDVAEQELGIPALLDPADMVALKVPDKLSIMTYLSQLYNFFSGPGLGGAGKGGVKRPPASLSPAAGIKKSKALDDDDNPFKAYLEQEPVLQETNKTEDHRRRRSPSPSNFSKSQLSSLKTSLKEDIEQFMPAEVVQRSDRSCSVCDKYVHIVEKVFVDGKMYHRNCFRCTICKVSLKAGAYKDGSAPGELICSRHGQTAEYRTPEPEKPKPEPEKKPEVEIKVEEESPSVAAKARARFFEEQAQQNAEKEASADPFAKRAAQKTKQEAEDKENKNMLPGILKNIADAKKKNQAKQAAEEAPPAKPPRSPYGLKNDNENNNSPPTPKKDLNHEDIVMADVPELTPPPRRRKSDKTKKAKEGDSSKLPAPPSPKVEPVAPKSEAVPMKIDAAPPKVEVKDTKKPEKLKPQEAETTKPPRDVSPKPAERRAPKPRPRKAPEENGGDTTAPLETPKPKPRPRSAEILEEPVKSSNSYPEEKNPFDDEPSPTEAKQVQSQIPEKVAVPSPEKVPVKEEAKKAGPSPVKTKSEEKETRLAEPKPKETTSNQPKQEEIVVNQPKLEQTSINQTQPSEGNKVPSPKPEPTQVAPATEPPSAETNRPERANPFDTKPSERPNPFDTKPTERKLTRLKCSLNPFDEPSDEEEDDDSRSDSLNPFDISDDDLSDVDLDDHPPDDGRKPAAPVTEGPVEPQRRSAFPDVKRKKKRRAPAPPGGKPGLPPVMAVRPQPLLRGEKDADSAAPEKEGSPQKAQKKRRAPAPPVYRRQINSKNRVPQEEIDKELHELEKQLTELEHRGVKLEIMLRHGMASTIAGEDEDELLSDWFSLVNEKNKLVRRETELVYITRQQSLEDQQANVEYELRCLMQIPEEKKTMGEKSREAKLLNELLEIVSERNSIVDSLDEDRIREEEEDRDIEAMMADKGALSAHPPQPEDQVPPKEKKGRGLFGKKDKKDKEKDKVKRKPKVQI from the exons AGGTGACCGCCGGGTACGACGGGGTGTCCGTCACCAACCTGACGACTTCGTGGCGAGACGGGATGGCGTTCTGTGCCATCATACACCACTTCAGACCCGACCTCAT TAACTTTGGTTCCCtttcaaaggagaatatacGTGAGAACAACAAGCTG GCGTTTGATGTAGCTGAACAGGAGCTGGGCATCCCTGCCCTACTGGACCCAGCAGACATGGTGGCACTGAAGGTTCCTGACAAACTCAGCATCATGACGTACCTGTCACAGCTCTACAACTTCTTCAGTGGGCCAGGGCTCG GAGGAGCAGGAAAGGGAGGAGTGAAGCGCCCCCCTGCCAGCCTGTCTCCTGCTGCAGGCATCAAAAAGTCCAAGGCtctggatgatgatgataatcccTTCAAG GCCTACCTAGAACAAGAACCAGTGTTACAAGAAACCAACAAG ACTGAAGACCATAGGCGCAGACGGTCGCCGTCACCTTCAAACTTCTCCAAGAGTCAATTATCTTCTCTGAAAACCAGCCTCAAGGAG GACATTGAGCAGTTCATGCCAGCGGAGGTGGTGCAGCGTAGCGACAGGAGCTGTTCTGTCTGTGACAAGTATGTCCACATCGTGGAGAAGGTTTTTGTGGACGGGAAAATGTACCACAGGAACTGCTTCAG ATGTACAATCTGCAAAGTGAGTTTGAAAGCAGGAGCTTACAAGGACGGCAGTGCGCCAGGAGAACTCATCTGCAGTCGTCACGGCCAGACTGCCGAATATCGGACGCCGGAACCAGAGAAGCCAAAACCAGAGCCTGAGAAAAAGCCAGAAGTAGAAATAAAGGTAGAAGAAGAGTCGCCAAGTGTGGCTGCCAAGGCTCGGGCAAGATTCTTTGAGGAACAGGCTCAGCAGAATGCGGAAAAGGAGGCTAGCGCAGACCCCTTCGCAAAACGGGCCGCTCAGAAGACTAAACAAGAGGCTGAggacaaagaaaacaagaacatgCTGCCTGGTATTCTAAAGAACATTGCTGATGCGAAGAAGAAGAATCAAGCTAAGCAGGCAGCAGAGGAGGCACCCCCTGCAAAGCCTCCAAGATCACCATACGGCCTCAAGAACGACAACGAAAACAACAACTCTCCTCCCACGCCAAAGAAGGACTTAAATCACGAAGACATAGTGATGGCGGATGTCCCGGAGCTAACTCCCCCACCGAGAAGAAGGAAATCCGACAAGACAAAAAAGGCCAAAGAAGGGGACAGTAGCAAATTGCCCGCCCCACCAAGTCCTAAAGTTGAGCCCGTAGCTCCAAAGTCTGAGGCAGTACCCATGAAAATTGATGCAGCACCGCCTAAAGTTGAAGTCAAAGACACTAAAAAGCCAGAGAAACTAAAGCCACAGGAAGCTGAGACAACAAAGCCACCAAGAGATGTATCTCCAAAACCAGCAGAAAGAAGAGCTCCAAAGCCAAGACCTAGAAAGGCACCCGAGGAAAATGGAGGAGACACTACTGCTCCTTTAGAAACCCCCAAACCTAAGCCACGTCCTCGCAGTGCAGAAATCTTAGAAGAACCAGTAAAGTCATCAAACTCTTATCCAGAAGAGAAAAATCCATTTGACGATGAGCCGAGTCCAACAGAGGCGAAACAAGTGCAATCGCAAATACCGGAAAAAGTTGCAGTTCCTAGCCCAGAAAAAGTTCCAGTAAAAGAGGAAGCCAAGAAGGCTGGTCCTAGTCCAGTGAAAACCAAGTCAGAGGAAAAGGAAACAAGATTGGCTGAACCAAAGCCAAAAGAAACAACATCAAATCAGCCCAAACAAGAAGAAATTGTAGTCAACCAGCCTAAATTAGAACAAACCAGTATAAACCAGACTCAACCCTCTGAGGGGAACAAAGTGCCGTCACCAAAACCTGAACCAACCCAAGTCGCACCTGCCACAGAACCTCCGTCTGCGGAAACAAACAGGCCAGAACGTGCCAATCCTTTCGACACGAAGCCTTCAGAACGGCCGAATCCTTTTGACACCAAACCGACGGAGAGGAAGCTGACTCGGTTGAAGTGCAGTTTGAACCCGTTCGATGAGCCAAGTGATGAGGAGGAAGACGATGACTCCAGGTCAGACAGCCTCAACCCTTTTGACATCAGTGATGATGACCTCTCAG ATGTGGACTTGGATGACCATCCCCCTGATGACGGGAGGAAACCTGCGGCCCCCGTGACAGAGGGACCCGTGGAGCCGCAGCGTCGCAGTGCCTTCCCAGACgtgaagagaaagaagaaaagacgcGCCCCTGCACCTCCTGGTGGAAAACCGGGCCTCCCTCCTGTCATGGCTGTAAGGCCCCAACCATTACTCAG AGGAGAGAAAGATGCAGACAGTGCCGCACCAGAAAAAGAAGGCTCTCCTCAGAAGGCACAGAAGAAGAGAAGAGCACCGGCACCTCCAGTCTACAGGAGACAG ATCAACTCTAAGAACCGTGTTCCCCAGGAGGAGATAGACAAGGAGCTGCATGAGCTGGAGAAACAGCTGACTGAGCTGGAACATCGCGGAGTCAAACTGGAGATCATGCTCAGGCACGGCATGGCCA gcacCATTGCTGGAGAGGACGAGGATGAGCTGCTCTCTGATTGGTTCAGCCTGGTGAACGAGAAGAACAAGCTGGTTCGGCGGGAGACGGAACTCGTCTACAT TACCAGACAACAGTCTCTAGAGGACCAGCAGGCCAATGTGGAGTATGAGCTGAGATGCCTGATGCAGATCCCAG AGGAGAAGAAGACTATGGGAGAGAAGTCTCGAGAGGCGAAGCTTCTCAACGAACTGTTGGAGATCGTCTCAGAGAGAAACAGTATTGTGGACAGCCTGGATGAGGACAGGATCAG GGAAGAAGAGGAGGACAGGGACATTGAAGCAATGATGGCTGATAAAG
- the LOC136440144 gene encoding MICAL-like protein 1 isoform X3, whose protein sequence is MAGAAAKGLREWAKQVTAGYDGVSVTNLTTSWRDGMAFCAIIHHFRPDLINFGSLSKENIRENNKLAFDVAEQELGIPALLDPADMVALKVPDKLSIMTYLSQLYNFFSGPGLGGAGKGGVKRPPASLSPAAGIKKSKALDDDDNPFKAYLEQEPVLQETNKDIEQFMPAEVVQRSDRSCSVCDKYVHIVEKVFVDGKMYHRNCFRCTICKVSLKAGAYKDGSAPGELICSRHGQTAEYRTPEPEKPKPEPEKKPEVEIKVEEESPSVAAKARARFFEEQAQQNAEKEASADPFAKRAAQKTKQEAEDKENKNMLPGILKNIADAKKKNQAKQAAEEAPPAKPPRSPYGLKNDNENNNSPPTPKKDLNHEDIVMADVPELTPPPRRRKSDKTKKAKEGDSSKLPAPPSPKVEPVAPKSEAVPMKIDAAPPKVEVKDTKKPEKLKPQEAETTKPPRDVSPKPAERRAPKPRPRKAPEENGGDTTAPLETPKPKPRPRSAEILEEPVKSSNSYPEEKNPFDDEPSPTEAKQVQSQIPEKVAVPSPEKVPVKEEAKKAGPSPVKTKSEEKETRLAEPKPKETTSNQPKQEEIVVNQPKLEQTSINQTQPSEGNKVPSPKPEPTQVAPATEPPSAETNRPERANPFDTKPSERPNPFDTKPTERKLTRLKCSLNPFDEPSDEEEDDDSRSDSLNPFDISDDDLSAGAVKGLPKQVQAPVEIPIHTSSNSVTHVTNNKDVDLDDHPPDDGRKPAAPVTEGPVEPQRRSAFPDVKRKKKRRAPAPPGGKPGLPPVMAVRPQPLLRGEKDADSAAPEKEGSPQKAQKKRRAPAPPVYRRQINSKNRVPQEEIDKELHELEKQLTELEHRGVKLEIMLRHGMASTIAGEDEDELLSDWFSLVNEKNKLVRRETELVYITRQQSLEDQQANVEYELRCLMQIPEEKKTMGEKSREAKLLNELLEIVSERNSIVDSLDEDRIREEEEDRDIEAMMADKGALSAHPPQPEDQVPPKEKKGRGLFGKKDKKDKEKDKVKRKPKVQI, encoded by the exons AGGTGACCGCCGGGTACGACGGGGTGTCCGTCACCAACCTGACGACTTCGTGGCGAGACGGGATGGCGTTCTGTGCCATCATACACCACTTCAGACCCGACCTCAT TAACTTTGGTTCCCtttcaaaggagaatatacGTGAGAACAACAAGCTG GCGTTTGATGTAGCTGAACAGGAGCTGGGCATCCCTGCCCTACTGGACCCAGCAGACATGGTGGCACTGAAGGTTCCTGACAAACTCAGCATCATGACGTACCTGTCACAGCTCTACAACTTCTTCAGTGGGCCAGGGCTCG GAGGAGCAGGAAAGGGAGGAGTGAAGCGCCCCCCTGCCAGCCTGTCTCCTGCTGCAGGCATCAAAAAGTCCAAGGCtctggatgatgatgataatcccTTCAAG GCCTACCTAGAACAAGAACCAGTGTTACAAGAAACCAACAAG GACATTGAGCAGTTCATGCCAGCGGAGGTGGTGCAGCGTAGCGACAGGAGCTGTTCTGTCTGTGACAAGTATGTCCACATCGTGGAGAAGGTTTTTGTGGACGGGAAAATGTACCACAGGAACTGCTTCAG ATGTACAATCTGCAAAGTGAGTTTGAAAGCAGGAGCTTACAAGGACGGCAGTGCGCCAGGAGAACTCATCTGCAGTCGTCACGGCCAGACTGCCGAATATCGGACGCCGGAACCAGAGAAGCCAAAACCAGAGCCTGAGAAAAAGCCAGAAGTAGAAATAAAGGTAGAAGAAGAGTCGCCAAGTGTGGCTGCCAAGGCTCGGGCAAGATTCTTTGAGGAACAGGCTCAGCAGAATGCGGAAAAGGAGGCTAGCGCAGACCCCTTCGCAAAACGGGCCGCTCAGAAGACTAAACAAGAGGCTGAggacaaagaaaacaagaacatgCTGCCTGGTATTCTAAAGAACATTGCTGATGCGAAGAAGAAGAATCAAGCTAAGCAGGCAGCAGAGGAGGCACCCCCTGCAAAGCCTCCAAGATCACCATACGGCCTCAAGAACGACAACGAAAACAACAACTCTCCTCCCACGCCAAAGAAGGACTTAAATCACGAAGACATAGTGATGGCGGATGTCCCGGAGCTAACTCCCCCACCGAGAAGAAGGAAATCCGACAAGACAAAAAAGGCCAAAGAAGGGGACAGTAGCAAATTGCCCGCCCCACCAAGTCCTAAAGTTGAGCCCGTAGCTCCAAAGTCTGAGGCAGTACCCATGAAAATTGATGCAGCACCGCCTAAAGTTGAAGTCAAAGACACTAAAAAGCCAGAGAAACTAAAGCCACAGGAAGCTGAGACAACAAAGCCACCAAGAGATGTATCTCCAAAACCAGCAGAAAGAAGAGCTCCAAAGCCAAGACCTAGAAAGGCACCCGAGGAAAATGGAGGAGACACTACTGCTCCTTTAGAAACCCCCAAACCTAAGCCACGTCCTCGCAGTGCAGAAATCTTAGAAGAACCAGTAAAGTCATCAAACTCTTATCCAGAAGAGAAAAATCCATTTGACGATGAGCCGAGTCCAACAGAGGCGAAACAAGTGCAATCGCAAATACCGGAAAAAGTTGCAGTTCCTAGCCCAGAAAAAGTTCCAGTAAAAGAGGAAGCCAAGAAGGCTGGTCCTAGTCCAGTGAAAACCAAGTCAGAGGAAAAGGAAACAAGATTGGCTGAACCAAAGCCAAAAGAAACAACATCAAATCAGCCCAAACAAGAAGAAATTGTAGTCAACCAGCCTAAATTAGAACAAACCAGTATAAACCAGACTCAACCCTCTGAGGGGAACAAAGTGCCGTCACCAAAACCTGAACCAACCCAAGTCGCACCTGCCACAGAACCTCCGTCTGCGGAAACAAACAGGCCAGAACGTGCCAATCCTTTCGACACGAAGCCTTCAGAACGGCCGAATCCTTTTGACACCAAACCGACGGAGAGGAAGCTGACTCGGTTGAAGTGCAGTTTGAACCCGTTCGATGAGCCAAGTGATGAGGAGGAAGACGATGACTCCAGGTCAGACAGCCTCAACCCTTTTGACATCAGTGATGATGACCTCTCAG cTGGGGCTGTGAAAGGACTGCCCAAACAGGTGCAGGCACCAGTAGAGATTCCCATCCACACAAGTTCGAACTCTGTAACACATGTAACAAACAATAAGG ATGTGGACTTGGATGACCATCCCCCTGATGACGGGAGGAAACCTGCGGCCCCCGTGACAGAGGGACCCGTGGAGCCGCAGCGTCGCAGTGCCTTCCCAGACgtgaagagaaagaagaaaagacgcGCCCCTGCACCTCCTGGTGGAAAACCGGGCCTCCCTCCTGTCATGGCTGTAAGGCCCCAACCATTACTCAG AGGAGAGAAAGATGCAGACAGTGCCGCACCAGAAAAAGAAGGCTCTCCTCAGAAGGCACAGAAGAAGAGAAGAGCACCGGCACCTCCAGTCTACAGGAGACAG ATCAACTCTAAGAACCGTGTTCCCCAGGAGGAGATAGACAAGGAGCTGCATGAGCTGGAGAAACAGCTGACTGAGCTGGAACATCGCGGAGTCAAACTGGAGATCATGCTCAGGCACGGCATGGCCA gcacCATTGCTGGAGAGGACGAGGATGAGCTGCTCTCTGATTGGTTCAGCCTGGTGAACGAGAAGAACAAGCTGGTTCGGCGGGAGACGGAACTCGTCTACAT TACCAGACAACAGTCTCTAGAGGACCAGCAGGCCAATGTGGAGTATGAGCTGAGATGCCTGATGCAGATCCCAG AGGAGAAGAAGACTATGGGAGAGAAGTCTCGAGAGGCGAAGCTTCTCAACGAACTGTTGGAGATCGTCTCAGAGAGAAACAGTATTGTGGACAGCCTGGATGAGGACAGGATCAG GGAAGAAGAGGAGGACAGGGACATTGAAGCAATGATGGCTGATAAAG